Proteins from one Mercurialis annua linkage group LG7, ddMerAnnu1.2, whole genome shotgun sequence genomic window:
- the LOC126656192 gene encoding nicotianamine aminotransferase 1-like, producing MENGSSKNWNFHANEGLSSASAVTVRGVLNALYDNLNGEDERAVIPLGHGDPSAFPSFRTASVAQDAIFDSLSSAKYNCYAPTVGILPARRAIADYLNHDLPYDLSPDDVFVTIGCTQAIEVSLTVLSRPGANILLPRPGFPYYEAIAAHTRLEVRHFDLLPENGWEVDLDAVEALADVNTVGLVIINPGNPCGNVYSYEHLKKVAETARKLGILVIADEVYGHLTFGNSPFVPMGVFGSIAPVITLGSISKRWIVPGWRIGWLVITDPNGILRKSKVVDSISSFLNISSDPATFIQGAIPQILTNTKKDFFSRINNLLRETADLCYDKLQDIPCITCPTKPKGSMFLMTKLNLSLLEGIEDDMDFCFKLAKEESVIALPGITLGLKNWLRITFAVEPSTLEVGLDRIKAFYDRHAKKQ from the exons ATGGAGAACGGGTCATCGAAGAACTGGAATTTTCATGCAAATGAAGGCTTGTCATCAGCTTCAGCAGTAACTGTTCGCGGAGTTCTCAATGCTTTGTACGATAATCTCAACGGAGAAGACGAACGAGCAGTCATTCCTCTCGGCCATGGCGATCCTTCTGCTTTTCCTTCTTTTCGGACGGCTTCTGTTGCTCAGGACGCCATTTTTGATTCTTTAAGCTCTGCTAAATATAATTGTTATGCTCCTACTGTTGGTATTCTTCCTGCTAGaag GGCTATTGCAGATTACCTTAATCATGATCTACCATATGACTTATCTCCAGATGATGTTTTTGTTACAATCGGATGTACACAAGCTATTGAAGTCTCATTGACAGTTCTTAGTCGACCCGGGGCTAACATTTTGCTTCCAAGACCAGGTTTCCCCTACTATGAAGCTATAGCTGCCCATACTCGTCTCGAGGTTCGACATTTTGATCTTCTACCGGAAAACGGCTGGGAGGTTGATCTTGATGCCGTCGAGGCTCTGGCTGATGTGAACACTGTTGGACTGGTTATCATAAACCCTGGCAATCCTTGTGGAAATGTTTACAGCTATGAACATTTAAAGAAA GTTGCAGAAACAGCTCGAAAGCTTGGAATTTTGGTGATCGCAGATGAAGTATATGGGCATCTTACATTTGGAAATAGTCCATTCGTGCCGATGggcgtttttggatcaattgcTCCTGTCATTACACTTGGATCTATATCCAAGAGATGGATAGTTCCTGGCTGGAGGATTGGTTGGCTTGTTATTACAGATCCCAATGGCATTCTTCGAAAATCCAAG GTTGTTGATTCAATCTCGAGCTTTCTTAACATATCAAGTGATCCTGCAACGTTTATTCAG gGTGCAATTCCGCAGATCCTGACGAATACAAAGAAGGATTTCTTttcgagaattaataatttactGCGGGAGACTGCAGATTTATGCTATGATAAACTTCAGGACATTCCGTGCATTACTTGCCCCACGAAACCAAAAGGTTCTATGTTTCTAATG ACGAAGCTGAATTTGTCATTATTGGAAGGCATTGAGGATGATATGGACTTCTGTTTCAAGCTGGCTAAAGAAGAATCCGTCATAGCTCTACCCG GAATTACTCTAGGACTGAAGAATTGGCTTCGCATAACGTTTGCTGTTGAACCTTCGACCCTTGAAGTTGGTCTTGACAGGATAAAAGCGTTCTACGACAGGCATGCCAAGAAGCAGTGA
- the LOC126656123 gene encoding tyrosine aminotransferase-like has protein sequence MYQTNFIYNHFVLLTNNSKNREIKGKWSFKSNKSLKTASAITVAGVLNVLTDNLNGEDERRVIPLGHGDPSAFPSFLTTSVARDAIVDALNSNEYNGYAAAVGIPPARRAIAAYLNQDLPYELSEEDVFVTVGCKQAIEVTLAVIGGAGANILLPRLGYPHYESIAARDRLEYRHFNLLPENGWEVDLEDVEALADENTAAIVIINPGNPCGNVYSYQHLKNIAETARKLGIMVISDEVYGHLTFGSTPFVAMGVFGEIVPVITLGSISKRWTVPGWRFGWLVLTDPNAILKQFGFVDSITSCLNISAVPATFIQAAIPQILENTKKIFFMKTNKLLREAADLCYDRIQDIPCLTCPSKPEGSMFIMAKLNLTALEDIKDDMDFCLKLAKEELVIVLPGVIVGIKNWVRITFAAELPILEDGLARIKSFYERHAIKY, from the exons atgtaTCAAACCAACTTTATATATAATCATTTCGTGTTATTAACAAACAATTCCAAGAACAGAGAAATTAAAGGAAAATGGAGttttaaatcaaacaaaagcCTAAAAACAGCATCAGCAATCACGGTGGCCGGAGTTCTGAATGTATTAACGGATAATCTCAACGGAGAAGATGAAAGAAGAGTGATTCCTCTTGGCCATGGTGATCCTTCTGCTTTTCCATCTTTTCTTACCACTTCTGTTGCTAGAGATGCCATTGTTGATGCCCTAAATTCTAATGAATACAATGGCTATGCTGCTGCTGTTGGTATACCTCCTGCAAGACG GGCAATTGCAGCATACTTGAATCAAGATCTTCCATATGAGTTATCAGAAGAGGATGTGTTTGTAACAGTTGGTTGCAAACAAGCTATTGAAGTCACATTAGCTGTTATTGGTGGAGCTGGAGCTAACATTTTGCTCCCAAGATTAGGTTATCCACACTATGAATCTATAGCAGCACGAGATCGTCTCGAGTATCGACATTTTAATCTTCTACCGGAGAATGGTTGGGAGGTCGATCTTGAAGATGTTGAGGCTCTTGCTGATGAAAATACTGCTGCCATTGTTATCATAAACCCTGGCAATCCTTGTGGAAATGTCTACAGCTACCAACATTTGAAGAAT ATTGCAGAGACAGCTAGGAAGCTTGGAATAATGGTGATCTCTGATGAAGTGTATGGTCATCTTACATTTGGGAGTACCCCATTTGTGGCCATGGGAGTTTTTGGAGAAATTGTGCCTGTCATTACACTTGGATCTATTTCAAAGAGATGGACTGTTCCTGGCTGGAGATTTGGTTGGCTTGTTCTTACCGATCCTAATGCCATCCTTAAACAATTTGGG tttgtCGATTCGATCACGAGCTGTCTTAACATATCAGCTGTTCCCGCAACCTTCATTCAG GCTGCAATTCCACAAATTTTGGAGAACACAAAGAAAATTTTCTTTATGAAAACTAATAAGTTGCTCAGAGAAGCTGCAGATTTATGCTATGACAGAATTCAGGACATTCCTTGCCTTACTTGCCCAAGTAAACCAGAAGGTTCTATGTTTATAATG GCAAAACTAAATTTGACAGCATTAGAAGATATTAAGGATGATATGGACTTCTGTCTTAAGCTGGCTAAAGAGGAATTGGTCATTGTTCTACCAG GGGTGATAGTAGGAATAAAGAATTGGGTTCGCATAACTTTTGCAGCTGAACTTCCAATACTTGAAGATGGCCTTGCGAGGATTAAATCTTTTTATGAGAGGCATGCTATAAAATACTGA